The genomic window GGGCAGGAACTCCTCACTCTCACCGGCCACGAACGGGAACTCTGGGACGTCTCGTTCAGCCCGAACGGTCGGCGGATCGCCACCGCCAGTGGTGACAACACGGTGAAATTGTGGGACGCACCCGATTATCAAGACGCCGTGGCCCTCCGGGGCCATACGACTCGGGTGACGTGTGCGGCGTATCACCCGGGCGGGAAGCGTCTGATGTCTGGTAGCGACGACCGCACCGTGCGAGTGTGGGACGCTGAGAGCGGGAAAGAGGTTCTGAAACTCGACAAACACACTGGCTACGTCAAGTGTGTTTGTTGGAGCGTCGATGGCACGCGAATCGCCTCCGGGAGCAGGGACAGAACGGTGAGAATCTGGGATGGGGAAGTCGGGACGGAGCTGTTTACGTTGCGCGGACACGAGGATGACATTAACTGTACTTGCTTCCGTCGCGATGGCAAACGCATCGCCTCTGGCAGTGCGGACAAGACCGTTCGTGTCTGGGATGCGGACGCCGGGACTGCGAGTCTCACACTCATCGGCCACACCAGTCCGGTTACCGGGGTCTGCTTCAATGCGGACGGTACCCAGGTCATTTCACGCGAGGTAGAGGGTCGGCAAATCACCTGGGACTTGACCACGGGCAAACCGGTCGCCACACAAGGACGCTTCCTGACTCCGAACCCTCACCGCAGCCCCGACGGCCGCTTCTTCCTTCTCCGCGAAGACATGGTGATTCGCATTCGCCAGTTACCTGGGCTCGATGACCGAGAAAAGCCAATGGGAAAGTAACTGCCACTCGGTCTTCGATTTTTTTCGATCGATAAGTTCTGTTCTGGAAAGCAATTGCGACGAACTCATCTCTTTTAGTGGTGGTTTTTGACAGGTTTTCGCCCGGTCTCCGTAGACCGTTTGTGAAGTGCCAGCAGACCGCTGATGCAGGAACAAAACGGGGCCGGCTTCCGACCGTGATTTGAATAGTCGGAAAGCCGAGAACTGATGCAGCTTTGCATCGACTTATTTTGCACCGACTTAATTAACAACACGTCTACATCATTGAGGGTGATTTCCGATGGGGCACAACCACGGGCGGCAATCGTCTGCTACGCAAATCAGGCCAGTCGTCGACCAGTTAGAGGATCGCGTCACCCCGTCGTTCAGCTCGCAACTCCAAACGCTGATTGCCAACGCGGCGCAGTTCAGCAGCACGGGCGACGCCGTCGCGCAGGCGACGGGTCTGGACACGCCCATCCCGATCATCGACCAGTCCCTGGATAGCATCCTCAACGTCCGCGGGGACTTCACCCGGATCGCGACCGCCCTGGCGGCGATCAACCCATCGGGCATCACCGACAACGCCGACCTGGCCAGTGCCCTGCACGCCGTCGACCCGTCGGACTACTACGCTTATGACTCGGGGCCGGGCGGCCCCCAGGTCGAGTTCTTTCCCAGTACTTCCGATAGCGCAGCCAACCCGACCGTCAGCGTGGCGAACACCGCGGCCGGGCTCGGAGGCGGCACCCCGGCGTACTTTTCCAGTGCGGCCCTGAGCGGGTCTGGCACCCTGTCCGTACTCGTCTCCGGGGGGATTACCTTCGGGGCGAACGACAGCGGCGCGTACCTGCTGCCCGGCACGTTCCTCTCTTCCTCGGTAAACGGTTCGACCACTTCCCCGGTGAGCGGGACGGTGCAAGTCGGGTCGGACAGCCTCCCCGAGATGTTCTCAGGCTCCGCCACGATCTCGATGCTTCCCGCCTTCCACCTGTCCGACCCGACGGGAACCGGGCAAGTCCCGCTGACCGACGTGGCGGGGAACGTCGCGTTTACGAATGCCTCCTCCCTCCAGAACAGCGACTCGGTCGTTTCCCTCTCCGGAGACGTGACGGTTGGCGTGCTGGGGGTCCCGCTCGTCACCTGGGGGACGACCACGGGGCTCCGGGTCGCGGCCCCGCTGCTGTCGTGGTCGGCCGACGGCGCGGCCTTTAGTGCCCCCAGGTGATCCTCGGGAGCCCGCAGTTCGTCAGCTCGGACGCGGTCGCCCAGGCCGAGGCGGCCCTGTTCGCCACCGTCCCCGGCGATCCGTTCGGGAACAACCCGCTCCTGGCCGATCTGGCCGGGTTCCAGGAGGTCGGGGCCGCAATCCAACAGTTCGAGCCGCTGTTCGACCTCCTGACCAGCAACGTCGATGGCGGCCTCGCCGATTTGGGGAGTACCGACCCGGACGACGCCGACGGGTCGAACGACCAGTTCACCACCTTGCTCCTACCGTCCGACCCCTCGACGGACGGCGGTTCGTCCCCGTTCTCCGTCGCCGGCGACCAGGATTTGCTCGCGTTCGCCCAGGGGCAGAACGTGAACCTGATCACCTACGACAGCGGGGACATCCCCGGCACCTCGTTCGGGACATCGATCCAGATGAATCTGGCGGACGCCGACTTGGGGCCGATCATCGTCAGCCTGGACGGGTCTGTCGGGGTGCAGTTCACTCCGCACTACCGGCTGACGCTCGGGCTGGACGGGAACGGGGTGTACGCCGGCACGGGCTCGGGCCAGTCGTACGCCGAGCTCGATACGACCGCCAGCGGGACCCTCACAGGCAGTGTCAGCCTGCTCGAACTGGACACCGTGTCGGACGCCGCACTCGGCCTGGCGGGGAGTCAGTCCGCCGGGTTCGCCCTGGCCCCGACCACGAGCGGCAAGTTGTACCTCCAGAAGCTGCTCGACCCCAACCCGGACTGGCTGGCGAATGCCGTCCAGCCGGTGTCCGCCGCCGGCCCGAGTAGCGACGTGTTCTTCAGCTTCGGGCTAGACAATCCGACCGGCCAGGCGGCAGACGAGTCCGGGGTCGACCAGGTGCTCGACACGATCAGCACGGTCACCGGCCCCCTCACCGAGGCGGGTGCGGGGTTGGGCCTCATTGGCGGCATTGGCGGCAAGGTGCTCAGCGACGTCAGCGGTGGCGGCGGTGGCGGCGCGATCGTCGGCGCCGTCGCCGGTGGCGCCGTCCTCGGTCCGGTCGGTGCAATCATCGGCGGGTACGTCGGCGGCGGCGGGGGCAGCGGTGCCATCAGCCAATACGCCGGTGACGTGCTCGGCGCGAGCTACGGGAACTATATCCCGACGGCCGACACCATCGCCCAGGGTCTCAACATCTCACCGTCGGGGCCGATGACGGATCAGAACCTGTCGGACGAGACGAACTATGACCAGGGGGATGTGCCGCGGGACGGCATCTACCACTACGGGCCGGGCACGTTGCCGAACGACGCGGACATCGAGCGGGCCGAGTACACCTGGAGCTGGCCACTCACCCCGGTGACCGCCCCGGCGGTGACCACCGTCCCGGCCGGCGGCTCCTACGCGAGCGCGCCGGGGGATTTGATCCCGGTCACGGACAACTCGGGCGGCATCCTGGAATTCGACCCGACGAGCCCGAATGCCATCATTACGCTGTCCCCGGTCAACGGCGGCATCCAGGTGACCCGGGCCACGGCCAACGCCGACGGCACCGTCACCGACGACCCGCCGCTGATCTTCGACGGCGTCACGCAGGTGCAGGAGACGGCCCAGGGCGGGCACAACACGTTCGACGTCGCCTCCGGGGTAAACGTTCCGGTCATCTACACGAGCACCGGCGAGGACAACGTGCTCACCCAGGACGGCCCGGGCACCATTACCACAGCCGGCGGGATTATTCAGACCGGGAACGGGCCGAACACCATCATGACCAGCGGCGGCCCTGGGATTGTGTTCGCCGGCACCGGGACGAACACAATCACCGCCGGGAACGCCTACGTGTCCGCCCTGGGGGCGACCACCATAAATAGCCTGGGCGGTTTGGAGGCCCGGATCGGCCCGGGGACTTACGCCCTCAAGGGCCTGCAAGCCGGGGACCAGATCATCAGCCAGACGAGCCCGGCCACTCCGATCGGGCAGATCACGAGCCTGACGGGCGCTGCGACGTCGACTCCGACTCCGAACCTGGTCGGGGTGCCACAGGTCGCGGTCGGGGCGGATGCCGGTGGGAGCGGAACCGTCACCGTGTACAACCCGGACCAATCGGTGGCGTACACGGCCGTCCCGTTCGGGGCCGCCTTCACCGACGGCGTCCGGGTGGCCGTCGCCGACTTGAACAACGACGGGGCTCCCGAACTGATCGCCGGAACCGGCCCGGGGGTGGCCAACCAAGTCGTCGTCCTGGACGGCACCACCCACCAGCAACTCTTATCCTTCAACCCGTTCGAGACGACGTTCACCGGCGGCATCTTCGTGGCCGTCG from Fimbriiglobus ruber includes these protein-coding regions:
- a CDS encoding beta strand repeat-containing protein, which produces MILGSPQFVSSDAVAQAEAALFATVPGDPFGNNPLLADLAGFQEVGAAIQQFEPLFDLLTSNVDGGLADLGSTDPDDADGSNDQFTTLLLPSDPSTDGGSSPFSVAGDQDLLAFAQGQNVNLITYDSGDIPGTSFGTSIQMNLADADLGPIIVSLDGSVGVQFTPHYRLTLGLDGNGVYAGTGSGQSYAELDTTASGTLTGSVSLLELDTVSDAALGLAGSQSAGFALAPTTSGKLYLQKLLDPNPDWLANAVQPVSAAGPSSDVFFSFGLDNPTGQAADESGVDQVLDTISTVTGPLTEAGAGLGLIGGIGGKVLSDVSGGGGGGAIVGAVAGGAVLGPVGAIIGGYVGGGGGSGAISQYAGDVLGASYGNYIPTADTIAQGLNISPSGPMTDQNLSDETNYDQGDVPRDGIYHYGPGTLPNDADIERAEYTWSWPLTPVTAPAVTTVPAGGSYASAPGDLIPVTDNSGGILEFDPTSPNAIITLSPVNGGIQVTRATANADGTVTDDPPLIFDGVTQVQETAQGGHNTFDVASGVNVPVIYTSTGEDNVLTQDGPGTITTAGGIIQTGNGPNTIMTSGGPGIVFAGTGTNTITAGNAYVSALGATTINSLGGLEARIGPGTYALKGLQAGDQIISQTSPATPIGQITSLTGAATSTPTPNLVGVPQVAVGADAGGSGTVTVYNPDQSVAYTAVPFGAAFTDGVRVAVADLNNDGAPELIAGTGPGVANQVVVLDGTTHQQLLSFNPFETTFTGGIFVAVGDVNGDGVPDLIVTPDQSGGPIVAVYDGAALGKGQVTQLARFFGINDPNFRGGARAAVGDINGDGFGDVIVSAGFGGGPRVAIYSGASVATNTPTELLPDFFAFESSLRNGAYVTAGDLTGKGYADLIFGAGPGGGPRVRAVDPAVLLAAAGDFSSLDDSTVSGAGLADFFAGDPTNRGGVRVGIADLDASNQAGLVVGSGTGAGTTVTTYTGKAILADAGAPTSDFALDAFPGFSGGVFVG